A window of the Haloarcula litorea genome harbors these coding sequences:
- the glmM gene encoding phosphoglucosamine mutase has product MHVFGSSGVRGVAGEEVTAASVLRVAQAAGSVWAGDHDRVAVARDTRTTGRTFANAATAGLTGAGFDVDRLGVVPTPGLQAHCERAGVPGVMVTASHNPPAYNGIKLIGGEGVELTRETLDRVEAAMEGDAPTVAWDGTGTDRRVEAARRRYREELLDAVDRERIADADLTVVVDPGHGAGSLTSPDLFRELGCTVHTVNAQPDGHFPGRDPEPVAANLGDLRAYVAATDADLGIAHDGDADRAMFVDGTGDHVEGDAALAALAAAELDAGDGVVSAVNASQRLVDVVEDAGATLSLTPIGSTHIVSRIRAMQERGTHVALAGEGNGGVLFPDYRIARDGAYTAARFCELVAETPARDLVAPYDDYYNVRRNLNVAGDGERAAMLDGIEAYAGDAAADLDTTDGWRLDYGDGWVLARPSGTEPVVRVYAEARTPERAEELAGEMVDAAKAAAER; this is encoded by the coding sequence ATGCACGTGTTCGGGTCCAGCGGCGTTCGGGGCGTCGCTGGCGAGGAGGTGACGGCGGCGTCAGTCCTGCGGGTGGCACAGGCGGCCGGCAGCGTCTGGGCCGGCGACCACGACCGCGTGGCGGTCGCTCGGGACACGCGGACGACGGGACGGACCTTCGCCAACGCGGCGACGGCCGGGCTGACCGGCGCGGGCTTCGACGTCGACCGGCTCGGCGTCGTCCCGACCCCCGGCCTCCAGGCCCACTGCGAGCGGGCGGGGGTCCCCGGGGTGATGGTGACCGCGAGCCACAACCCGCCGGCGTACAACGGGATCAAGCTGATCGGCGGCGAGGGCGTCGAGCTCACCCGCGAGACGCTGGACCGCGTCGAGGCGGCGATGGAGGGCGACGCCCCGACGGTGGCGTGGGACGGGACGGGGACGGACCGCCGGGTCGAGGCGGCCCGGCGGCGCTACCGCGAGGAGCTCCTCGACGCCGTCGACCGCGAGCGCATCGCCGACGCCGACCTCACCGTCGTCGTCGACCCCGGCCACGGCGCGGGGTCGCTGACAAGCCCAGACCTGTTCCGAGAGCTGGGCTGTACGGTCCACACCGTCAACGCACAGCCGGACGGTCACTTCCCCGGGCGGGACCCCGAACCCGTCGCGGCCAACCTCGGGGACCTGCGGGCCTACGTCGCGGCGACCGACGCCGACCTGGGGATCGCCCACGACGGCGACGCCGACCGGGCGATGTTCGTCGACGGCACCGGCGACCACGTCGAGGGCGACGCGGCGCTTGCGGCCCTGGCCGCGGCGGAACTGGACGCTGGCGACGGCGTCGTCTCCGCGGTCAACGCCTCCCAGCGGCTGGTCGACGTCGTCGAGGACGCCGGCGCGACGCTGTCGCTGACGCCCATCGGCTCGACCCACATCGTCAGCCGCATCCGGGCGATGCAGGAGCGGGGCACCCACGTCGCCCTCGCCGGCGAGGGCAACGGCGGGGTCCTGTTCCCGGACTACCGGATCGCCCGCGACGGGGCCTACACCGCCGCGCGGTTCTGCGAACTCGTCGCGGAGACGCCGGCCCGCGACCTGGTCGCGCCCTACGACGACTACTACAACGTCCGCCGGAACCTCAACGTCGCCGGCGACGGCGAGCGGGCGGCGATGCTCGACGGGATCGAGGCCTACGCCGGCGACGCCGCCGCCGACCTCGACACTACCGACGGCTGGCGGCTGGACTACGGCGACGGCTGGGTGCTGGCCCGCCCCTCGGGCACGGAGCCGGTCGTCCGCGTCTACGCCGAGGCGCGGACGCCCGAGCGGGCCGAAGAGCTGGCGGGGGAGATGGTCGACGCGGCCAAGGCCGCGGCCGAGCGGTAG
- a CDS encoding DUF7118 family protein, producing the protein MADAARDLRTAADDLERARERVETVGETQLRRCREAYRELLDLLDRYEGRATGSGDFKAFTEFQGAVATLAEDLDEDLPERETFEAVDDYLQQRRLSEADFETARRKLEPVGDLVGRLDEWERAREDYADARRAARRRLDELDERVAELERLRRLGDADLDAPVDRLREPVGAYDDAVREAFREFRSDAPARELLALVERTEAFPLVEFTPPPDDLLAYVRDHEAGTEPVPTLLEYADYSASKLAHYVDDAAALQRAVATRRTYLRNLDAEPLTVGWPPPPADHLPWLAREYRRVVASFADETVVARLRDVRALADREDYERLRESAVARAELTDEEHERLASGAVERDLRAAREERSAIEDALAAHDPL; encoded by the coding sequence ATGGCCGACGCCGCACGCGACCTCCGGACGGCCGCCGACGACCTGGAGCGGGCTCGCGAGCGCGTCGAGACGGTCGGGGAGACCCAGTTGCGTCGCTGCCGGGAGGCCTACCGCGAACTGCTCGACCTGCTGGACCGCTACGAGGGCCGGGCGACCGGCAGCGGCGACTTCAAGGCGTTCACGGAGTTCCAGGGGGCCGTCGCCACGCTGGCGGAGGACCTCGACGAGGACCTGCCCGAGCGGGAGACGTTCGAGGCCGTCGACGACTACCTCCAGCAGCGGCGGCTCTCGGAGGCCGACTTCGAGACCGCGCGCCGGAAACTGGAGCCCGTCGGCGACCTCGTCGGCCGCCTCGACGAGTGGGAGCGGGCCCGCGAGGACTACGCGGACGCCCGGCGGGCCGCCCGCCGCCGGCTCGACGAACTGGACGAGCGCGTCGCCGAGCTCGAGCGGCTCCGGCGGCTCGGCGACGCCGACCTCGACGCCCCGGTCGACCGGCTGCGCGAGCCCGTCGGGGCCTACGACGACGCCGTCCGCGAGGCGTTCCGCGAGTTCCGCAGCGACGCGCCCGCCCGGGAGCTGCTCGCGCTGGTCGAGCGGACGGAGGCGTTCCCGCTCGTCGAGTTCACGCCGCCGCCCGACGACCTGCTCGCGTACGTCCGCGACCACGAGGCGGGCACGGAGCCGGTGCCGACGCTGCTGGAGTACGCCGACTACTCGGCCTCGAAGCTGGCCCACTACGTCGACGACGCGGCGGCGCTCCAGCGGGCCGTCGCCACCCGGCGGACCTACCTCCGGAACCTCGACGCCGAGCCGCTGACGGTCGGCTGGCCGCCGCCGCCGGCCGACCACCTGCCGTGGCTGGCCCGGGAGTACCGCCGCGTCGTCGCGAGCTTCGCCGACGAGACCGTCGTCGCACGCCTGCGGGACGTGCGCGCACTGGCCGACCGCGAGGACTACGAGCGCCTGCGCGAGAGCGCCGTCGCGCGGGCGGAGCTGACCGACGAGGAGCACGAGCGACTGGCAAGCGGCGCGGTCGAGCGGGACCTGCGGGCCGCCCGCGAGGAGCGGTCGGCCATCGAGGACGCGCTCGCGGCACACGACCCGCTGTAG
- the hisI gene encoding phosphoribosyl-AMP cyclohydrolase: MTEVDLAFDEQEYLPAVAQDADSGEVLMLAYVTERALERSRETGYAHYYSRSRDELWKKGATSGHTQELSEIRVDCDGDAVLYLVDQTGGACHTGHESCFYRTVDGEAVGEQVFDPDDVY; the protein is encoded by the coding sequence ATGACCGAGGTCGACCTCGCGTTCGACGAGCAGGAGTACCTCCCGGCGGTCGCACAGGACGCCGACTCCGGCGAGGTGCTGATGCTCGCGTACGTCACCGAGCGGGCGCTGGAGCGGTCCCGGGAGACGGGCTACGCGCACTACTACTCCCGGAGCCGCGACGAACTCTGGAAGAAGGGCGCGACCAGCGGCCACACGCAGGAGCTGTCCGAGATCCGGGTCGACTGCGACGGCGACGCCGTCCTCTACCTGGTCGACCAGACCGGCGGGGCCTGCCACACCGGCCACGAGTCCTGTTTCTACCGGACCGTCGACGGCGAGGCCGTCGGCGAGCAGGTGTTCGACCCGGACGACGTCTACTGA
- a CDS encoding prepilin peptidase encodes MLGSIPDLLRLLAVPVFGWAAYRDVETRRVPDRTWLPLALLAGVLLLWQSYEVATGAVGGRGFFVRVAVSVGFVLPLAYGFWYVGGYGLADAKAFGVVAVLFPVYPVYRLAGVTLPLLPSALGVFSLTVLSNTVLAGLAYPLAVAGRNLLRGHLSPVMFVGKPVAVDDVPGEHGRLLEGPDGVTRQGLDLDALRMYLRWRDATLAELRTDPDRYRDPESLPRTFEDPGDGAVATDGGAPDDPWGARRFLDDVEGSAYGTTPAKLRDGLDILATERVVWISPGIPFLVPTFVGLVVALTVGDVLYALLVLAGLA; translated from the coding sequence GTGCTGGGGTCGATACCGGACCTGCTGCGCCTGCTCGCGGTTCCCGTCTTCGGGTGGGCCGCCTACCGCGACGTCGAGACCCGCCGCGTCCCCGACCGGACGTGGCTGCCGCTGGCACTGCTCGCCGGCGTGTTGCTGCTCTGGCAGAGCTACGAGGTCGCGACCGGTGCGGTCGGCGGTCGCGGGTTCTTCGTCCGGGTGGCCGTCAGCGTCGGCTTCGTCCTCCCGCTGGCCTACGGCTTCTGGTACGTCGGCGGCTACGGCCTGGCCGACGCGAAGGCCTTCGGCGTCGTCGCCGTCCTCTTCCCGGTCTACCCCGTCTACCGCCTCGCGGGCGTGACGCTCCCGCTGCTCCCCTCCGCGCTGGGCGTGTTCTCGCTGACGGTCCTCTCGAACACCGTGCTGGCGGGGCTGGCGTACCCGCTGGCCGTCGCCGGCCGGAACCTCCTCCGCGGCCACCTCTCGCCGGTGATGTTCGTCGGGAAGCCCGTCGCCGTCGACGACGTCCCCGGCGAACACGGCCGCCTGCTCGAAGGCCCGGACGGCGTCACCCGGCAGGGACTGGACCTCGACGCACTGCGGATGTACCTCCGGTGGCGCGACGCGACGCTCGCCGAGCTGCGGACCGACCCCGACCGCTACCGTGACCCCGAGTCGCTGCCCCGGACCTTCGAGGACCCCGGGGACGGTGCGGTCGCCACCGACGGCGGCGCGCCCGACGACCCCTGGGGAGCCCGGCGGTTCCTCGACGACGTCGAGGGGTCGGCCTACGGGACGACGCCGGCGAAACTCCGTGACGGGCTGGACATCCTCGCGACCGAGCGCGTGGTGTGGATCTCCCCCGGCATCCCGTTCCTCGTCCCGACGTTCGTCGGCCTGGTGGTCGCGTTGACGGTCGGGGACGTGCTGTACGCGCTGCTGGTGCTGGCGGGGCTGGCGTAA
- the fer1 gene encoding ferredoxin Fer1 produces MPTVEYLNYEVVDDNGWDMYDDDVFAEAADLDLSDEDHGSLDVNEGEYILEAAEAQGYDWPFSCRAGACANCAAIVLEGEIDMDMQQILSDEEVEDKNVRLTCIGSPDADEVKIVYNAKHLDYLQNRVI; encoded by the coding sequence ATGCCCACGGTAGAGTACCTTAACTACGAAGTAGTGGACGACAACGGCTGGGACATGTACGACGACGACGTCTTCGCGGAGGCCGCGGACCTCGATCTCTCGGACGAGGACCACGGCTCCCTGGACGTCAACGAAGGCGAGTACATCCTCGAGGCGGCCGAGGCCCAGGGCTACGACTGGCCCTTCTCGTGTCGCGCCGGTGCCTGTGCGAACTGTGCGGCGATCGTCCTCGAGGGCGAGATCGACATGGACATGCAGCAGATCCTCTCCGACGAGGAGGTCGAGGACAAGAACGTCCGCCTGACCTGCATCGGCAGCCCCGACGCCGACGAGGTCAAGATCGTCTACAACGCCAAGCACCTCGACTACCTGCAGAACCGCGTCATATAG
- a CDS encoding inorganic phosphate transporter has protein sequence MVELLFALGLLVAVFVGFNIGGSSTGVAFGPAVGSDTISKFGAAVLMTIFALAGGLLVGPAVVESLGSDLVATAFSPLISIVVLFFIGGALFLSNVAGVPASTSMTAVGAIAGLGLARQTLNEGLMLEIVSWWLVSPIVAFWVSGVIGRYFYPTLVEAFAVSQTEGALLEFDRSGAVPRPYLGENTTPREFVGTAVVVGIGCYMAFSAGASNVANAVAPLVGNGSLDMYPAILLGGSAIGLGAFTIARRTMDTVGNDLTDLPLVAAIVVAAVSSTIVTFLSALGIPASFVIIATMSIVGLGWGRATRTTRLSETVQGKAPDVSVGALTADADDAPTVGGQKGTPAGTGHDPIGEESGEDLPKASDLFEPATTARVIVLQNIVPGIATVAAYLVFRYLPV, from the coding sequence ATGGTCGAACTTCTCTTCGCGCTGGGGCTCCTCGTCGCCGTCTTCGTCGGGTTCAACATCGGCGGCTCATCGACCGGCGTCGCCTTCGGCCCGGCCGTCGGCAGCGACACCATCTCGAAGTTCGGTGCCGCGGTGCTGATGACGATCTTCGCGCTGGCCGGCGGCCTGCTCGTCGGGCCGGCCGTCGTCGAGAGCCTCGGGAGCGACCTCGTCGCGACGGCGTTCTCGCCGCTGATCAGCATCGTCGTCCTCTTTTTCATCGGCGGGGCGCTGTTCCTCTCGAACGTCGCCGGCGTCCCCGCCTCCACCTCGATGACCGCCGTCGGGGCGATCGCCGGGCTCGGGCTGGCGCGACAGACGCTGAACGAGGGGCTGATGCTGGAGATCGTCTCCTGGTGGCTCGTCTCGCCCATCGTCGCCTTCTGGGTCAGCGGCGTCATCGGGCGGTACTTCTACCCGACGCTGGTCGAGGCCTTCGCCGTCTCACAGACCGAGGGCGCGCTGCTGGAGTTCGACCGCTCCGGCGCGGTCCCCAGGCCGTACCTCGGGGAGAACACCACCCCCCGCGAGTTCGTCGGGACCGCCGTGGTCGTCGGGATCGGCTGTTACATGGCCTTCTCGGCGGGGGCCTCGAACGTCGCCAACGCCGTCGCGCCGCTGGTGGGCAACGGCTCGCTGGACATGTACCCGGCCATCCTCCTGGGTGGCAGTGCCATCGGCCTCGGCGCGTTCACCATCGCCCGGCGGACGATGGACACGGTCGGCAACGACCTCACCGACCTGCCGCTCGTGGCCGCCATCGTCGTCGCGGCGGTGAGTTCCACCATCGTCACCTTCCTCTCGGCGCTGGGTATCCCCGCGAGTTTCGTCATCATCGCGACGATGAGCATCGTCGGCCTCGGGTGGGGCCGGGCCACCCGGACGACCCGCCTCTCCGAGACCGTCCAGGGGAAGGCCCCGGACGTCTCGGTCGGGGCGCTGACGGCCGACGCCGACGACGCGCCGACGGTCGGCGGTCAGAAGGGGACCCCCGCCGGGACCGGCCACGATCCCATCGGCGAGGAGTCGGGCGAGGACCTCCCGAAGGCCTCGGACCTGTTCGAGCCCGCGACCACCGCCCGCGTCATCGTCCTCCAGAACATCGTCCCCGGGATCGCGACGGTCGCCGCCTACCTCGTCTTCCGCTATCTCCCGGTCTGA
- a CDS encoding GAF domain-containing protein has product MTPASDTVTVLAVGAGSALGTTVAQALERADDDAEVVTVPTAAEVLARLDDGGVDCVVSAYELPEADGIALLEAVREDYPDLPFVIYTDAGSEAVASEAISAGVTDYLRREADTDDHALLAKRIGNAVGRTRAERARQRHLDAIETAQEGISILDEDGHFVYVNDAYADLYGYDPDDILGEHWGLLYRDEDVADITDEILPLVEARGRWHGRTTGVRADGTTFVEDHTLATTDTGELVCTVRDASDAPRHEEAIEALHSTARAFIGAETVDAVGEIAVEAVRDIVGLPIAGFYRYDADADALVPVTSTASADDFVGTPPPTFERGEGIAWDVYESGEPRVYDDVRTDPDRYNERTPVRSELVLPLGDHGVLLVGSEETDAFDETDVSLARTVTAHATATLTRLDRERELAAERAFVAQSLDALPDLFYVVNTDGKICRWNDRLLEVTGCDPDADGALFIDDVLADEDLDRAHDAMQRGLETGEVSTEARIRTADGDLVPYQFTGAHLTDTEGQVVGLVGVGRDISDLAEHERRLKELHSFATDLPSCGSVEAICERTVRAAETVLSFDNSALSIERDGVLEVAAVSAELPTDGSTAIPDDERLAGATYQTGESHLVDDLTAHPHADPVGDYRSAISVPVGDHGVFQTVADGPAAFDDRDLELAELLVSHAATALSRLDRERELRRQNERLDEFVSIVSHDLRNPLNVAEGHLELARRDGDLDRLDAVDRAHDRMDELIGDLLTLARQGEAAGSVETVPLPSVVEECWATVETDGARLRVETDQSVRADCARLRQLFENLFRNAVEHGSTGSSDAREAAVEITVGGLPDGFYVADDGPGVPEGERDRIFESGYSTREEGTGFGLKIVSEIADAHGWAVDVTESAAGGARFEITGVDVAEE; this is encoded by the coding sequence ATGACTCCCGCCAGCGACACCGTCACCGTGCTCGCCGTCGGCGCGGGCTCGGCCCTCGGAACGACTGTCGCCCAGGCCCTCGAACGGGCGGACGACGACGCCGAGGTGGTCACGGTACCGACGGCGGCCGAGGTGCTCGCCCGACTCGACGACGGGGGCGTCGACTGCGTCGTCTCGGCGTACGAGCTGCCCGAGGCGGACGGGATCGCCCTGCTCGAGGCGGTCCGTGAGGACTACCCGGACCTCCCGTTCGTCATCTACACCGACGCGGGGAGCGAGGCGGTCGCGAGCGAGGCGATCTCCGCCGGCGTCACGGACTACCTCCGGCGGGAGGCGGACACCGACGACCACGCGCTGCTCGCGAAGCGGATCGGGAACGCCGTCGGCCGGACCCGCGCCGAACGCGCTCGTCAGCGGCACCTCGACGCCATCGAGACCGCACAGGAGGGCATCAGCATCCTCGACGAGGACGGCCACTTCGTCTACGTCAACGACGCCTACGCGGACCTCTACGGCTACGACCCGGACGACATCCTCGGCGAGCACTGGGGCCTGCTCTACCGGGACGAGGACGTCGCGGACATCACCGACGAGATCCTGCCGCTGGTCGAGGCTCGGGGCCGGTGGCACGGCCGGACGACCGGGGTCCGGGCCGACGGCACCACGTTCGTCGAGGACCACACCCTGGCGACGACCGACACCGGGGAACTCGTCTGTACGGTCCGGGACGCGAGCGACGCGCCCCGTCACGAGGAGGCCATCGAGGCGCTGCACAGCACGGCGCGGGCGTTCATCGGGGCCGAGACCGTCGACGCGGTCGGCGAGATCGCCGTCGAGGCGGTCCGCGACATCGTCGGGCTCCCGATCGCGGGGTTCTACCGCTACGACGCCGACGCCGACGCCCTGGTGCCGGTGACGAGTACCGCGTCGGCCGACGACTTCGTCGGCACGCCGCCGCCGACGTTCGAGCGCGGCGAGGGGATCGCCTGGGACGTCTACGAGTCGGGCGAGCCCCGCGTCTACGACGACGTCCGCACCGACCCGGACCGGTACAACGAGCGCACGCCGGTCCGGAGCGAACTCGTCCTGCCGCTGGGCGACCACGGGGTCCTGCTCGTCGGGTCGGAGGAGACCGACGCGTTCGACGAGACGGACGTCTCGCTGGCACGGACCGTCACGGCCCACGCGACGGCCACGCTGACGCGGCTGGACCGGGAGCGCGAACTCGCGGCGGAGCGGGCGTTCGTCGCACAGTCGCTGGACGCGCTGCCGGATCTGTTCTACGTCGTCAACACCGACGGGAAGATCTGCCGGTGGAACGACCGGCTGCTGGAGGTGACGGGGTGCGACCCCGACGCGGACGGGGCGCTGTTCATCGACGACGTCCTCGCCGACGAGGACCTCGACCGGGCCCACGACGCGATGCAGCGGGGGCTCGAGACCGGCGAGGTGTCGACCGAGGCCCGCATCCGGACGGCCGACGGCGACCTGGTCCCCTACCAGTTCACCGGAGCACACCTGACCGACACCGAGGGGCAGGTCGTCGGGCTGGTGGGCGTCGGCCGCGACATCAGCGACCTCGCCGAGCACGAGCGGCGGCTCAAGGAACTCCACTCGTTCGCGACCGACCTCCCCTCGTGTGGGTCGGTCGAGGCGATCTGCGAGCGGACCGTCCGGGCCGCCGAGACGGTCCTCTCGTTCGACAACTCCGCGCTCAGTATCGAGCGCGACGGCGTGCTGGAGGTCGCCGCGGTCTCGGCGGAACTGCCGACGGACGGCTCGACGGCGATCCCCGACGACGAGCGACTCGCGGGGGCGACCTACCAGACCGGCGAGTCCCACCTCGTCGACGACCTGACGGCCCACCCCCACGCCGACCCCGTCGGCGACTACCGCTCCGCCATCAGCGTCCCCGTCGGCGACCACGGCGTCTTCCAGACGGTCGCGGACGGGCCCGCCGCCTTCGACGACCGCGACCTCGAACTGGCGGAACTGCTCGTGAGCCACGCCGCGACCGCGCTCAGCCGGCTGGACCGGGAGCGCGAGCTCCGGCGGCAGAACGAGCGCCTCGACGAGTTCGTCAGCATCGTCAGCCACGACCTGCGGAACCCGCTCAACGTCGCCGAAGGCCACCTCGAACTCGCACGCCGGGACGGCGACCTCGACCGGCTCGACGCCGTCGACCGCGCACACGACCGGATGGACGAACTCATCGGGGACCTCCTGACGCTCGCCCGGCAGGGCGAGGCCGCCGGCAGCGTCGAGACGGTCCCCCTCCCGTCGGTGGTCGAGGAGTGCTGGGCGACGGTCGAGACCGACGGCGCGCGGCTCCGTGTCGAGACCGACCAGTCCGTGCGAGCCGACTGCGCGCGGCTCCGGCAACTGTTCGAGAACCTGTTCCGGAACGCCGTGGAACACGGTTCCACAGGCAGTTCGGACGCTCGTGAGGCCGCCGTCGAAATCACCGTCGGCGGTCTGCCCGACGGGTTCTACGTTGCCGACGACGGCCCCGGCGTCCCCGAGGGCGAGCGCGACCGGATCTTCGAGAGCGGCTACTCCACGCGGGAGGAGGGGACCGGGTTCGGCCTGAAGATCGTCTCGGAGATCGCCGACGCCCACGGCTGGGCGGTCGACGTGACGGAGTCGGCGGCCGGTGGCGCGCGCTTCGAGATCACCGGCGTCGACGTGGCCGAGGAGTGA
- the hisA gene encoding 1-(5-phosphoribosyl)-5-[(5-phosphoribosylamino)methylideneamino]imidazole-4-carboxamide isomerase produces the protein MFPEFEVVPAVDMQDGQVVQLVGGERGTGKTYGDPVDAAERWLDAGARTLHLVDLDGAFEGERVNAAAIDAVLEAVGDAAAVQLGGGIRTADDAVALLERGVDRVILGTAAVEDPEIVAEISDEHPGSVLVSLDAKDGEVVVSGWTEGTGLDPAEAARRYADLGAGGILFTDVDVEGQLGGVRTDPVRRVVEAVDVPVVASGGVATVDDVVALRDAGAAAAVVGSALYEGAFTLAEAQAAVDER, from the coding sequence ATGTTCCCGGAGTTCGAGGTCGTCCCGGCGGTGGACATGCAGGACGGGCAGGTGGTCCAGTTGGTCGGCGGCGAGCGCGGCACCGGCAAGACCTACGGCGACCCGGTCGACGCGGCCGAGCGCTGGCTCGACGCCGGCGCGCGGACGCTCCACCTCGTCGACCTCGACGGGGCCTTCGAGGGCGAGCGGGTCAACGCCGCGGCCATCGACGCCGTCCTGGAGGCGGTCGGCGACGCGGCCGCCGTCCAACTGGGCGGGGGCATCCGCACCGCCGACGACGCCGTCGCGCTGCTGGAGCGGGGCGTCGACCGCGTCATCCTCGGGACCGCCGCCGTCGAGGACCCCGAGATCGTCGCCGAGATCAGCGACGAGCACCCGGGGAGCGTGCTGGTCAGCCTCGACGCGAAAGACGGGGAGGTCGTCGTCTCGGGCTGGACCGAGGGGACGGGGCTGGACCCGGCCGAGGCCGCGCGGCGCTACGCCGACCTGGGTGCCGGCGGCATCCTGTTCACCGACGTCGACGTCGAGGGACAACTCGGCGGCGTCCGGACCGACCCCGTCCGGCGGGTGGTCGAGGCCGTCGACGTCCCCGTCGTGGCGAGCGGCGGCGTCGCCACCGTCGACGACGTGGTCGCGCTGCGTGACGCGGGCGCGGCCGCCGCCGTCGTCGGGAGCGCGCTCTACGAGGGCGCGTTCACGCTCGCCGAGGCCCAGGCCGCCGTCGACGAGCGGTAG
- a CDS encoding TrmB family transcriptional regulator, producing the protein MVTETLRDTLSTFGCSEKEIDAYLAVLRAGEATTNEVSRAADVSQGYVYEIATALAERGLVTIDETNSPTVLRARPPEEAVGALSARVEDLRDSVESLYTEPAAEDGTVEVIHSRATVRKRAERYLREADHEAVLVVPAPELQHLTDALAAARDRGVFVYVLAVAPLSEAALDVDWAACADVVRTWDATPPVLVLADETTGLMGSHGILTGRHGDDYALSFAQREVGSGFFGNTVANFWPMGADHYVADPDPLPATYDHLRTAATNAALHRAAGRDLLADATVVAVDSGERTAYERVPVVEVRQNLVGDATNDFPFENSIVFETPDGPIAAGNAGGGIGPFYEGYGAESVTLYDGDSG; encoded by the coding sequence ATGGTCACGGAGACGCTCCGCGACACCCTCTCGACGTTCGGGTGTTCCGAGAAGGAGATCGACGCCTACCTCGCGGTGTTGCGGGCGGGCGAGGCGACGACGAACGAGGTGTCGCGGGCGGCCGACGTCTCGCAGGGGTACGTCTACGAGATCGCCACGGCGCTGGCCGAGCGGGGGCTGGTGACCATCGACGAGACGAACAGTCCGACGGTGTTGCGGGCGCGCCCGCCCGAGGAGGCCGTCGGCGCGCTGTCGGCCCGCGTCGAGGACCTGCGGGACAGCGTCGAGTCGCTGTACACCGAGCCGGCCGCCGAGGACGGGACCGTCGAGGTGATCCACTCGCGGGCGACGGTGCGCAAGCGGGCCGAGCGGTACCTCCGGGAGGCCGACCACGAGGCCGTCCTCGTCGTCCCCGCACCGGAGCTACAGCACCTCACCGACGCGCTCGCGGCCGCCCGCGACCGCGGCGTGTTCGTCTACGTCCTCGCGGTCGCGCCGCTGTCGGAGGCGGCACTCGACGTCGACTGGGCGGCCTGTGCGGACGTGGTCCGGACGTGGGACGCCACGCCGCCGGTGCTGGTGCTGGCCGACGAGACGACCGGCCTGATGGGGTCACACGGCATCCTCACCGGTCGTCACGGCGACGACTACGCGCTGTCGTTCGCCCAGCGGGAGGTCGGCAGCGGCTTCTTCGGCAACACCGTCGCGAACTTCTGGCCGATGGGCGCGGACCACTACGTCGCCGACCCGGACCCGCTCCCGGCCACCTACGACCACCTGCGGACCGCGGCGACCAACGCCGCCCTCCACCGCGCGGCCGGCCGCGACCTGCTGGCCGACGCGACGGTCGTCGCCGTCGACTCCGGCGAGCGGACGGCCTACGAGCGGGTGCCGGTCGTCGAGGTCCGGCAGAACCTCGTGGGCGACGCGACCAACGACTTCCCCTTCGAGAACAGCATCGTCTTCGAGACGCCCGACGGGCCGATCGCGGCCGGCAACGCCGGCGGCGGCATCGGGCCGTTCTACGAGGGGTACGGGGCCGAGTCCGTGACGCTGTACGACGGCGACAGCGGGTGA